The following coding sequences lie in one Flavobacterium cyclinae genomic window:
- a CDS encoding nuclear transport factor 2 family protein, translating to MKLYYLLLLVVTACAPIKNMENQKNEINSILDNWHKAAAEANYEKYFGAMSEESIFIGTDATENWNKKEFQAFAKPYFDKGKAWSFTAIERNIYFSSDGKIVWFDELLNTQMKICRGSGILVQEKGQWKIKHYVLSMTIPNENVDEVVKIKAPIEDAFIKNSK from the coding sequence ATGAAATTATACTATTTGTTACTTTTGGTAGTAACGGCTTGCGCACCAATAAAAAATATGGAAAATCAAAAAAATGAAATAAATAGTATTTTAGATAACTGGCACAAAGCTGCAGCCGAAGCCAATTATGAGAAATATTTTGGTGCTATGTCCGAAGAATCCATTTTCATTGGAACTGATGCTACTGAAAATTGGAATAAAAAAGAGTTTCAAGCATTTGCAAAACCTTACTTTGATAAGGGCAAAGCTTGGAGTTTTACTGCTATCGAACGAAATATTTATTTTAGTTCAGACGGGAAAATAGTTTGGTTTGACGAATTGTTAAATACCCAAATGAAAATATGCAGAGGTTCAGGTATTTTGGTTCAAGAAAAGGGACAATGGAAAATAAAACACTATGTGCTTTCAATGACTATTCCTAATGAGAATGTGGATGAAGTGGTAAAAATAAAAGCGCCTATTGAAGACGCTTTTATAAAAAATAGTAAATAA
- a CDS encoding 2OG-Fe(II) oxygenase, giving the protein MEDCFETLISSYLDSKVGIVEHFVSEELAQHLVKRLLELKEQNLLKAAGIGNAAKLTKNTEIRSDAIYWLDRANNNEHENAFLDQVDAFVTYLNRSCYTGITGYEFHFALFDKGSFYRKHLDQFQDNSSRQFSMITYLNENWQPEDGGELCIYDGDETQKIAPTNRKTVFFKSNELVHEVLESHKPRLSVTGWLRRD; this is encoded by the coding sequence ATGGAAGATTGTTTTGAAACTTTGATTTCAAGTTATTTGGATTCGAAAGTAGGAATTGTGGAGCATTTTGTATCGGAAGAATTGGCGCAGCATTTAGTTAAACGACTACTTGAACTTAAAGAACAAAATCTACTTAAAGCAGCAGGAATAGGAAATGCAGCCAAACTAACCAAGAATACCGAAATTAGAAGCGATGCTATTTATTGGTTAGACAGAGCCAACAACAACGAACATGAAAATGCGTTTTTAGATCAAGTTGATGCTTTTGTTACGTATTTAAATAGAAGTTGTTATACCGGAATTACAGGTTATGAATTCCATTTTGCTTTGTTTGACAAAGGAAGTTTTTACAGAAAACACTTGGACCAGTTTCAAGATAATTCGAGCCGACAGTTTTCGATGATTACGTATTTGAACGAAAATTGGCAACCTGAAGATGGTGGCGAATTGTGTATTTATGATGGCGATGAAACTCAAAAAATAGCGCCAACGAATAGAAAAACCGTTTTCTTTAAGAGTAATGAATTGGTTCACGAAGTTTTAGAAAGTCACAAACCTCGCTTGAGCGTTACGGGTTGGTTAAGAAGGGATTAA
- a CDS encoding NAD-dependent epimerase/dehydratase family protein, whose translation METKILIIGACGQIGTELTAKLRATYGVNNVIASDIRKLNNDVVNNGIFEVINALDYNQIEHLIEQYHITDVYLMAALLSATAEKNPAFAWDLNMNSLFHVLNLAKAGKIKKIFWPSSIAVFGPTTPRQNTPQYTVMEPSTVYGISKQTGERWCEYYHNQYGVDVRSIRYPGLISWSTEPGGGTTDYAVDIYHKAITEGKFTSFLSENSELPMMYMDDAIKATIGIMEAPKEQIKIRSSYNLAAMSFTPKQIGEEIKKHYPNFELNYEPDFRQKIADSWPASIDDTSAREDWGWKNDFDLENMTVDMFKNLKEHIYNK comes from the coding sequence ATGGAAACAAAAATTTTGATTATTGGTGCTTGTGGACAAATTGGTACCGAACTTACTGCCAAACTTAGAGCAACTTATGGTGTAAATAATGTTATTGCCTCAGATATTAGAAAACTAAACAATGATGTTGTAAATAATGGTATTTTTGAAGTAATAAATGCGTTAGACTACAATCAGATAGAACATTTAATTGAGCAATACCATATTACAGATGTGTATTTAATGGCAGCATTACTTTCTGCTACGGCTGAGAAAAATCCGGCTTTTGCGTGGGATTTGAATATGAATTCACTATTCCATGTTTTGAATTTAGCCAAAGCAGGAAAAATTAAAAAAATATTTTGGCCTTCAAGTATTGCCGTTTTTGGACCTACAACACCTAGACAAAATACACCGCAATATACTGTAATGGAACCATCAACTGTTTACGGAATTTCAAAGCAAACAGGAGAAAGATGGTGTGAATATTACCACAATCAATATGGTGTAGATGTTAGAAGTATTCGTTATCCAGGTTTGATTAGTTGGAGTACAGAACCTGGAGGAGGAACTACAGATTATGCAGTTGATATCTATCACAAAGCAATTACAGAGGGTAAATTCACAAGTTTCTTATCTGAAAATTCAGAATTACCTATGATGTATATGGACGATGCCATAAAAGCCACTATTGGAATTATGGAGGCTCCAAAAGAACAAATAAAAATCCGTTCGTCTTACAATTTAGCTGCAATGAGTTTTACTCCAAAGCAAATTGGGGAAGAAATCAAAAAACACTATCCTAATTTCGAATTAAACTACGAACCTGATTTCCGTCAGAAAATTGCCGATAGTTGGCCAGCGAGCATTGACGATACTTCGGCAAGAGAAGATTGGGGTTGGAAAAACGATTTCGATTTAGAAAATATGACTGTTGACATGTTCAAAAATTTAAAAGAACATATCTACAACAAATAA
- a CDS encoding ammonium transporter: MKVKKRWLVSFVIISIVSIISLFWENKNELQSQFSTVEAINFADVAWLLTSSSFVLLMTPGLSFFYGGMVGKKNVISTMLQSFISLGVVSLLWVVVGFSLSFGDSLGFEIGGKHYGIIGNPFDFMFFDNVGSLPHKQLAGTIPFVLFALFQMKFAVITPAIITGSFAERVRFIGYLFFICLFTLFIYTPLCHMVWHPSGLLGSYFGVKDFAGGTVVHMSAGFAALAGVLVLGKRKNSEHIPTNIPFVLLGTGMLWFGWFGFNAGSALAANGTAAMAFATTTVASASAMLTWVFFDRINGRKASALGACIGAVVGLVAITPAAGFVSIPKSIFFGFITAIVSNKMLYWNKLKEIDDTLDVFACHGVGGIMGMILTAIFAEGENASLLHGGWSVFGHHMMALVLVAFFTFFGSILLYKVANWFIPLRVSEDSERIGLDLSQHNEKF; the protein is encoded by the coding sequence ATGAAAGTAAAAAAAAGATGGTTGGTTTCTTTTGTGATTATTTCGATAGTATCGATAATTAGTTTGTTTTGGGAAAATAAGAACGAATTACAATCACAATTTTCAACGGTTGAAGCTATAAATTTTGCTGATGTTGCTTGGTTGTTAACATCATCATCATTCGTATTATTAATGACGCCAGGATTGTCTTTTTTCTATGGTGGAATGGTGGGAAAGAAAAATGTAATTTCTACAATGTTACAAAGTTTTATATCACTTGGTGTGGTGAGTTTACTATGGGTGGTTGTAGGATTTAGTCTTTCTTTTGGAGATAGTCTAGGTTTTGAAATTGGAGGTAAACATTACGGAATAATTGGAAACCCATTTGATTTTATGTTTTTTGATAATGTAGGTTCGTTGCCTCACAAACAATTAGCAGGAACAATTCCTTTTGTTTTGTTTGCATTATTTCAAATGAAGTTTGCAGTAATTACACCGGCAATTATTACAGGTTCATTTGCAGAACGTGTACGTTTTATAGGTTACTTGTTCTTTATCTGTTTGTTTACTTTATTTATTTATACTCCATTATGTCACATGGTTTGGCATCCTAGCGGATTATTAGGTTCTTATTTTGGAGTTAAAGATTTTGCAGGAGGAACAGTAGTTCACATGAGCGCAGGATTTGCTGCTTTAGCAGGTGTTTTAGTGCTTGGTAAACGTAAAAATAGCGAACATATCCCAACGAATATTCCTTTTGTACTACTTGGAACCGGAATGTTATGGTTTGGTTGGTTTGGTTTTAATGCGGGTTCGGCTTTGGCTGCTAATGGAACTGCAGCAATGGCTTTTGCAACAACTACTGTAGCTTCTGCTTCAGCCATGTTGACTTGGGTGTTTTTCGATAGAATTAATGGTCGTAAAGCTTCTGCTCTGGGAGCTTGTATTGGTGCGGTTGTAGGTTTGGTTGCAATTACTCCAGCTGCTGGATTTGTATCCATTCCAAAAAGTATTTTCTTTGGATTTATTACCGCAATAGTGTCAAATAAAATGTTGTATTGGAACAAACTAAAAGAAATTGATGATACACTTGATGTTTTTGCTTGTCATGGTGTTGGCGGTATTATGGGAATGATTTTAACTGCCATTTTTGCTGAAGGTGAAAATGCTAGTTTATTACATGGAGGTTGGTCGGTTTTTGGACATCACATGATGGCATTGGTGTTGGTTGCTTTCTTTACTTTTTTTGGATCTATTTTATTATACAAAGTGGCAAATTGGTTCATTCCATTGCGAGTTTCAGAAGATTCCGAAAGAATAGGATTAGATTTATCTCAACATAACGAAAAGTTTTAA
- a CDS encoding NAD-dependent succinate-semialdehyde dehydrogenase codes for MQSQLEFSAHTQLSWKQLSIKNRISFLPQLAKLLLENKQEYATCIVTEMHKPISQAIAEVEKCSLLCNYYYENAETFLATKNIKTEAFESFVTNEPLGVILGVMPWNFPFWQVYRFAVPTIIAGNTVVVKHASNVPKSAELIQEIFEQAGFPKGCYQDLPIPSSEVAAVIANPIVKAVSLTGSEQAGIAVTTEAGKHLKKCVLELGGSNAFIILEDANLEKAVAIAVNARMQNAGQSCIAAKRFLVHENIATDFISRFTKAVQELKTGDALDLNTQIGSLARVDLAEELELQVQKSIQMGAKLILGGNRKGAFYEPTILTKVTAEMPVFNEETFGPVAAIVTFKSVEEAIKLSNQSDFGLGVSIFTQDIDFIKTKISDFNEGAVFFNEMVKSDPRLPFGGVKKSGYGRELSEDGIKEFVNVKTVVINKL; via the coding sequence ATGCAATCACAATTAGAATTTTCAGCCCATACACAACTTTCTTGGAAACAATTATCTATTAAAAATAGAATATCTTTTTTACCACAATTGGCTAAACTACTTTTAGAAAATAAACAAGAATATGCAACTTGTATTGTGACAGAAATGCATAAGCCTATTTCGCAAGCTATTGCTGAGGTTGAAAAATGTTCACTTTTATGCAATTACTATTACGAAAATGCCGAAACCTTTTTAGCAACAAAAAACATAAAAACCGAAGCTTTTGAAAGTTTTGTCACCAATGAACCTTTGGGTGTGATTTTGGGCGTAATGCCTTGGAATTTTCCATTTTGGCAAGTATATCGATTTGCAGTTCCAACAATTATCGCTGGAAATACAGTTGTTGTAAAACATGCGAGTAATGTTCCAAAATCAGCCGAATTAATTCAGGAAATATTTGAACAAGCTGGTTTTCCAAAAGGTTGTTATCAAGATTTACCTATTCCTAGTAGTGAAGTGGCTGCTGTTATCGCAAATCCAATTGTTAAAGCGGTTTCGCTAACCGGAAGTGAGCAAGCTGGAATTGCAGTTACTACTGAAGCAGGCAAACATTTAAAAAAGTGTGTTTTAGAATTGGGTGGAAGCAATGCCTTCATCATTTTAGAAGATGCAAATCTAGAAAAAGCAGTTGCAATAGCTGTTAACGCTAGAATGCAAAATGCTGGACAAAGTTGTATTGCAGCTAAGCGATTTTTAGTACATGAAAATATTGCAACTGATTTTATTTCTCGTTTTACAAAAGCGGTTCAGGAATTAAAAACAGGCGATGCTTTAGATTTAAACACTCAAATCGGTTCGCTTGCGAGAGTTGATTTGGCAGAAGAGTTAGAGCTTCAAGTTCAAAAATCGATTCAAATGGGAGCAAAACTAATTTTAGGCGGAAACAGAAAAGGGGCTTTTTACGAACCTACTATTTTGACTAAAGTAACTGCAGAAATGCCTGTTTTTAATGAAGAAACTTTTGGTCCAGTCGCTGCGATTGTGACTTTTAAAAGTGTTGAAGAAGCAATTAAATTAAGTAATCAATCGGATTTTGGTTTAGGTGTTTCTATTTTTACTCAAGATATTGATTTTATTAAAACCAAGATTTCAGATTTTAATGAAGGGGCAGTTTTCTTCAATGAAATGGTGAAATCAGATCCTAGACTGCCTTTTGGCGGTGTTAAAAAATCTGGTTATGGAAGAGAATTGTCTGAAGATGGTATTAAAGAGTTTGTAAATGTGAAAACGGTTGTAATTAATAAACTTTAA